A genomic stretch from Cellulomonas sp. KRMCY2 includes:
- a CDS encoding pseudouridine synthase, which translates to MNDSRSKPPIDVHDPDGIRLQKVLAGAGLGSRRACEQIIVAGRVQVDGTVVRELGVRIDPTKAVVHLDGLRLQLDTSLITIALNKPLGVVSTMHDPQGRPSLAELVSGHSERLFHVGRLDAETEGLLLMTNDGELANRLAHPSFGVPKTYLATVEGHVKGSLGQRLRSGVQLDDGPVKVDAYKLVDTMPTQSMVEVVLHEGRNHVVRRMFEAVGHPVTRLLRTQVGPIRLGNLPPGRTRVLGREELGSLMAAVGL; encoded by the coding sequence ATGAACGACTCCCGCAGCAAGCCGCCGATCGACGTGCACGACCCGGACGGGATCCGGCTGCAGAAGGTCCTCGCCGGCGCCGGCCTCGGCTCGCGGCGCGCGTGCGAGCAGATCATCGTCGCGGGCCGTGTGCAGGTCGACGGCACCGTCGTGCGTGAGCTCGGGGTCCGGATCGACCCGACGAAGGCCGTCGTGCACCTGGACGGCTTGCGCCTGCAGCTCGACACCTCGCTCATCACGATCGCGCTCAACAAGCCGCTCGGAGTGGTCTCGACGATGCACGACCCGCAGGGCCGGCCGTCCCTCGCCGAGCTCGTCAGCGGTCACTCGGAGCGGCTCTTCCACGTCGGTCGCCTCGATGCCGAGACCGAGGGTCTGCTGCTGATGACCAACGACGGCGAGCTCGCCAACCGGCTGGCCCACCCGTCGTTCGGGGTGCCCAAGACGTACCTGGCGACGGTCGAGGGGCACGTCAAGGGGTCCCTGGGTCAGCGGCTGCGCTCCGGGGTGCAGCTCGACGACGGCCCGGTCAAGGTCGACGCCTACAAGCTGGTGGACACGATGCCGACCCAGAGCATGGTCGAGGTCGTGCTGCACGAGGGCCGCAACCACGTCGTGCGCCGCATGTTCGAGGCGGTCGGGCACCCGGTCACGCGCCTGCTGCGGACCCAGGTCGGACCGATCCGGCTGGGCAACCTGCCGCCGGGACGCACCCGCGTGCTCGGTCGCGAGGAGCTCGGCTCCCTGATGGCGGCTGTGGGCCTGTGA
- the scpB gene encoding SMC-Scp complex subunit ScpB, which yields MSAETPEPTVTAVEQSATEQSVEELSFDVADLPGGAHAALEAVLMVADEPVPAVQLATVLGLPTDRVEGLLEALAAEYRGDGGRPRGFELRNVAGGWRFYSAPAHADVVGRFVLDGQAARLTQAALETLAVIAYRQPVTRGQVSAVRGVNVDSVVRTLTARGLVAEQGIEPSGAVLYRTTSYFLERMGMTSLEQLPPLAPYLPDLDAMQGIDDQSGDESGADRS from the coding sequence ATGAGCGCCGAGACGCCCGAGCCGACGGTCACCGCCGTCGAGCAGTCCGCCACCGAGCAGTCCGTCGAGGAGCTGTCCTTCGACGTCGCCGACCTGCCCGGGGGAGCCCACGCGGCCCTCGAAGCGGTGCTCATGGTCGCCGACGAGCCCGTGCCCGCCGTCCAGCTCGCGACGGTGCTGGGACTCCCGACCGACCGGGTCGAGGGGCTGCTCGAGGCCCTCGCGGCCGAGTACCGCGGCGACGGTGGTCGGCCGCGCGGTTTCGAGCTCCGGAACGTCGCCGGTGGCTGGCGCTTCTACTCCGCACCGGCCCACGCCGACGTCGTCGGACGGTTCGTCCTGGACGGTCAGGCCGCCCGCCTGACCCAGGCCGCCCTGGAGACCCTCGCCGTGATCGCCTACCGGCAGCCGGTGACCCGCGGGCAGGTCTCAGCGGTCCGCGGTGTGAACGTCGACTCCGTGGTGCGTACGCTGACAGCACGCGGTCTGGTCGCCGAGCAGGGCATCGAGCCCAGTGGTGCCGTGCTCTACCGCACGACGTCCTACTTCCTCGAGCGCATGGGGATGACCAGCCTCGAGCAGCTTCCGCCGCTCGCGCCCTACCTGCCTGACCTGGATGCGATGCAGGGCATCGACGACCAGTCAGGCGATGAATCCGGAGCAGACAGATCATGA
- a CDS encoding ScpA family protein, which translates to MPPDDLTGSRTAPLDDASDGAFVARSPREPFHVHLVNFTGPFDLLLGLIAKHKLDITEVALAEVTDEFIAAVRAAEAGDAPWELSQISEFLVVAATLLDLKAARLLPAGDVEDAEDLEMLEARDLLFARLLQYRAYKEVARGIADRLELQARSLPRTVALEPQLAALLPELVLQIGPSELAILAAHALAPRQTPAGVDLTHLYAPAVSVREQAAVLVDRLRRSGSSSFRALVHDADTTLVIVVRFLALLELFREGVVAFDQVSPLGDLTVRWTGTDDVEVDVTDDYGGAPGADPLGALPDEPPDARADGPSPDRPDSPDSPSAAGKPDDHEEGRR; encoded by the coding sequence ATGCCGCCTGACGACCTGACCGGCTCCCGTACGGCTCCGCTCGACGACGCCTCCGACGGCGCGTTCGTCGCCCGCAGCCCGCGTGAGCCGTTCCACGTCCACCTGGTCAACTTCACGGGTCCGTTCGACCTGCTGCTCGGCCTGATCGCCAAGCACAAGCTCGACATCACCGAGGTGGCCCTTGCCGAGGTGACCGACGAGTTCATCGCGGCGGTGCGCGCTGCCGAGGCCGGCGATGCGCCGTGGGAGCTCAGCCAGATCAGCGAGTTCCTCGTCGTGGCGGCGACCCTGCTGGACCTCAAGGCCGCCCGGCTGCTGCCGGCCGGCGACGTCGAGGACGCCGAGGACCTCGAGATGCTCGAGGCCCGGGACCTGCTCTTCGCCCGCCTGCTGCAGTACCGGGCCTACAAGGAGGTCGCACGCGGGATCGCCGATCGGCTCGAGCTCCAGGCCAGGAGCCTGCCCCGGACGGTGGCGCTCGAGCCGCAGCTCGCCGCGCTGCTGCCCGAGCTGGTGCTGCAGATCGGGCCGTCGGAGCTGGCGATCCTCGCCGCCCACGCGCTCGCTCCCCGGCAGACGCCGGCCGGGGTGGACCTGACGCACCTGTACGCGCCGGCGGTCAGTGTGCGGGAGCAGGCGGCGGTGCTCGTCGACCGGCTGCGACGGAGCGGCTCCAGCTCGTTCCGCGCGCTGGTGCACGACGCCGACACGACGCTCGTGATCGTGGTCCGGTTCCTCGCGCTGCTCGAGCTCTTCCGCGAGGGTGTCGTGGCGTTCGACCAGGTCAGCCCGCTGGGCGACCTGACCGTACGGTGGACGGGCACGGACGACGTCGAGGTCGACGTGACCGACGACTACGGTGGCGCGCCCGGCGCCGACCCCCTCGGTGCGCTGCCGGACGAACCCCCGGACGCGCGGGCCGACGGGCCGTCCCCGGACAGGCCCGACAGCCCCGACAGCCCGAGCGCAGCCGGGAAGCCAGACGACCACGAGGAGGGACGCCGATGA
- a CDS encoding ParA family protein, whose amino-acid sequence MTSQDPDGPAATATDPVGRRLPTFPEPAPLASHGPARIIALCNQKGGVGKTTTTINLGAALASYGRRVLIVDFDPQGAASVGLGISPHELDRTVYNLLMERGAVLSEIVRPTAVEGLDLLPSNIDLSAAEVQLVGEVARESILSRVLRPAEQDYDVILIDCQPSLGLLTVNALTAAHGVLIPLECEFFALRGVALLVETVEKVRDRLNPRLQVDGILATMHDPRTLHSREVLARVNEAFGEQLLHTVIGRTVKFPDSSVAAEPITTYAPTHPGAIAYRQLARELVARGDAA is encoded by the coding sequence GTGACCAGCCAGGACCCGGACGGACCCGCCGCGACCGCCACGGACCCCGTCGGGCGGCGCCTGCCGACGTTCCCCGAGCCGGCCCCCCTCGCCTCGCACGGCCCGGCGCGGATCATCGCGCTGTGCAACCAGAAGGGTGGCGTCGGCAAGACGACGACGACCATCAACCTCGGTGCCGCCCTGGCGAGCTACGGCCGCCGCGTGCTGATCGTCGACTTCGACCCGCAGGGCGCCGCGTCGGTCGGCCTCGGCATCAGCCCGCACGAGCTGGACCGGACGGTCTACAACCTGCTGATGGAACGCGGCGCGGTCCTCTCGGAGATCGTCCGGCCGACAGCCGTCGAGGGTCTCGACCTGCTGCCGTCGAACATCGACCTCTCCGCGGCCGAGGTCCAGCTCGTCGGGGAGGTCGCGCGGGAGTCGATCCTGTCCCGCGTCCTACGTCCGGCCGAGCAGGACTACGACGTCATCCTGATCGACTGCCAGCCGTCGCTCGGGCTCCTGACCGTCAACGCCCTGACCGCGGCGCACGGCGTGCTGATCCCGCTGGAGTGCGAGTTCTTCGCGCTGCGCGGCGTGGCGCTGCTCGTGGAGACGGTCGAGAAGGTGCGCGACCGGCTCAACCCGCGCCTGCAGGTCGACGGCATCCTCGCGACCATGCACGACCCGCGCACGCTGCACTCGCGTGAGGTGCTGGCGCGCGTCAACGAGGCGTTCGGCGAGCAGCTGCTGCACACGGTGATCGGACGGACGGTGAAGTTCCCGGACTCCTCGGTCGCGGCCGAGCCGATCACGACCTACGCGCCGACGCACCCGGGTGCGATCGCCTACCGCCAGCTCGCCCGCGAGCTGGTGGCCCGCGGCGATGCCGCCTGA
- a CDS encoding site-specific tyrosine recombinase XerD has protein sequence MARSADAHAATAITRAVDGFLDHLAVERGLAGNTLSAYRRDLARYTAYLQATGRTTPAAVEPADVRGFVTSVRTGSDGATALAASSTARVIAAVHGWHRFCAAEGLAPGDPSTDVHPPVQPRRLPKAISTDDVARILVAAGQGDGPVPLRDRALLELLYSTGARISEVVGLDVDDLDLDPAAAAARLLGKGSKERVVPVGSFAREAVDAYLVRSRPVLAAAGRGTPAVFLNTRGARLSRQSAWAVLRLAAQRSGIDRADSVSPHTLRHSFATHLLAGGADVRVVQELLGHASVTTTQIYTQVTPDTLREVYAAAHPRALH, from the coding sequence ATGGCACGGTCCGCCGACGCGCACGCCGCGACCGCGATCACACGTGCCGTCGACGGGTTCCTCGACCACCTCGCTGTCGAGCGCGGGCTGGCCGGCAACACGCTCAGCGCCTACCGCCGCGACCTCGCCCGCTACACCGCGTACCTGCAGGCCACCGGCCGCACGACGCCGGCCGCGGTCGAGCCGGCCGACGTCCGCGGCTTCGTGACCTCCGTGCGCACCGGTTCCGACGGCGCGACAGCGCTGGCCGCCTCGTCGACGGCGCGCGTGATCGCCGCGGTCCACGGCTGGCACCGGTTCTGCGCCGCCGAGGGGCTCGCCCCGGGCGACCCGTCGACCGACGTGCACCCGCCGGTCCAGCCACGCCGGCTGCCGAAGGCGATCTCGACCGACGACGTCGCGCGGATCCTGGTCGCCGCGGGCCAGGGCGATGGTCCGGTTCCGCTGCGCGACCGCGCGCTGCTCGAGCTCCTGTACTCCACCGGCGCCAGGATCAGCGAGGTCGTCGGCCTGGACGTCGACGACCTCGACCTGGACCCGGCGGCCGCGGCGGCGCGGCTGCTCGGCAAGGGCAGCAAGGAGCGGGTCGTCCCGGTGGGCTCGTTCGCCCGGGAGGCGGTCGACGCCTACCTCGTCAGGTCGCGGCCGGTGCTCGCGGCCGCGGGGCGTGGGACGCCCGCGGTGTTCCTCAACACCCGCGGCGCCCGGTTGAGCCGGCAGAGCGCGTGGGCGGTGCTGCGTCTCGCGGCGCAACGCTCGGGCATCGACCGCGCCGACAGCGTCTCGCCGCACACCCTGCGCCACTCCTTCGCCACGCACCTGCTGGCCGGGGGAGCGGATGTCCGGGTCGTGCAGGAGCTCCTCGGGCACGCCTCGGTGACGACGACGCAGATCTACACCCAGGTCACGCCGGACACGCTGCGCGAGGTCTATGCGGCAGCGCACCCACGAGCCCTGCACTGA
- a CDS encoding heme o synthase yields MRLGVPLAVTLAAVRSRVGAYVALTKPRIIELLLVTTLPTMMLAERGFPSVGLVLGTLVGGAAAAGSANVLNCYIDRDIDELMNRTKRRPLVTGEIAPRPALVFGFVLGLFSLVWFAVLVNLLSAALALAAIVMYVVGYTMILKRRTPQNIVWGGMAGCMPVLIGWSAATGSLTWAPVALFGVIFFWTPPHYWPLSMKFRREYAAAGVPMLPVVADDVRVSWEMVAYTVGMVACSLVLVPLADMTWVYVVAASVLGLWFLGSTIALLRRARHRRPGVKLGEMRLFHGSITYLTLLFLAVAVDPFLPV; encoded by the coding sequence GTGCGCCTCGGCGTGCCACTCGCCGTGACCCTCGCAGCCGTCCGCTCCCGGGTCGGCGCCTACGTCGCCCTGACCAAGCCGCGCATCATCGAGCTGCTCCTGGTCACGACCCTGCCGACGATGATGCTGGCCGAGCGCGGGTTCCCTTCCGTCGGCCTCGTGCTGGGCACGCTCGTCGGCGGTGCCGCGGCGGCGGGCTCGGCCAACGTGCTCAACTGCTACATCGACCGCGACATCGACGAGCTCATGAACCGGACCAAGCGGCGCCCGCTGGTGACCGGCGAGATCGCCCCCCGGCCCGCGCTGGTCTTCGGCTTCGTCCTCGGTCTGTTCTCGCTGGTCTGGTTCGCGGTGCTGGTCAACCTGCTGTCGGCGGCCCTTGCCCTCGCCGCGATCGTGATGTACGTCGTCGGCTACACGATGATCCTCAAGCGCCGCACACCGCAGAACATCGTGTGGGGCGGGATGGCCGGCTGCATGCCCGTGCTGATCGGCTGGTCTGCCGCGACGGGCTCGCTCACCTGGGCGCCCGTCGCGCTCTTCGGCGTGATCTTCTTCTGGACGCCGCCGCACTACTGGCCGCTGTCGATGAAGTTCCGGCGCGAGTACGCCGCAGCCGGCGTCCCGATGCTCCCGGTCGTCGCGGACGACGTCCGGGTCTCCTGGGAGATGGTCGCGTACACGGTCGGGATGGTGGCCTGCTCGCTCGTCCTGGTGCCCCTCGCCGACATGACCTGGGTCTACGTCGTGGCCGCGTCGGTGCTCGGCCTGTGGTTCCTCGGCTCGACGATCGCCCTGCTGCGCCGGGCACGGCACCGCCGTCCGGGCGTCAAGCTCGGCGAGATGCGGCTGTTCCACGGCTCGATCACCTACCTGACGCTGCTGTTCCTCGCGGTGGCCGTCGACCCGTTCCTCCCGGTCTGA
- the tkt gene encoding transketolase: protein MNASAHSAGVQWSELDRRAVDTVRVLAADAVEKVGNGHPGTAISLAPLAYLLYQNTMCHDPADPQWLGRDRFILSAGHSSLTQYIQLYLAGYGLEIEDLAALRTWGSKTPGHPEFRHTDGVEITTGPLGQGLASAVGFAMAARRERALLDPDAAPGTSPFDHHIYVIASDGDLQEGVTSEASSIAGTQKLGNLVVVWDDNHISIEGDTQIAFTEDVLARYAAYGWHVQMVDWTAGPDGYVEDIEALNAAIVAAKAVTDRPSFIGLRTIIAWPSPTKQNSHGSHGSKLGAGEVRGLKEVLGFDPDATFDVAPEVIAHTRKALERGAAAKAAWQPGYEAWRDANPERAELLDRLVSGMLPAGWADALPTFPAGKAVATRAASGEILTALAPVLPELWGGSADLAGSNNTTMTGEPSFLPAERSTKEFAGDVNGRTLHFGIREHAMGSILSGIVLHGLTRAYGGTFFTFSDYMRGAVRLAALMGVPAIYVWTHDSIGLGEDGPTHQPVEHLTAVRAIPGLAIVRPADANETSAAWKAILERVDGPVGLILTRQNVPTFPRGEQGFASTGGVARGAYVLIEAGDGSPEVVLIGTGSEVQLAVAARETLEAQGISTRVVSAPSLEWFAEQDASYREQVLPAAVRARVSVEAGIAMSWHKIVGDAGRTVSLEHYGASADAETLFREFGITAEAVVAAAHESIAAAAGDPAPGSAAVPTQSGTGDL from the coding sequence GTGAACGCGTCCGCACACTCCGCAGGCGTCCAGTGGTCGGAGCTCGACCGCCGGGCCGTCGACACCGTCCGCGTGCTCGCGGCCGATGCCGTGGAGAAGGTCGGCAACGGCCACCCCGGGACTGCGATCAGCCTGGCGCCGCTGGCCTACCTGCTCTACCAGAACACGATGTGCCACGATCCGGCCGACCCGCAGTGGCTGGGCCGGGACCGGTTCATCCTCTCCGCGGGGCACTCGAGCCTGACCCAGTACATCCAGCTCTACCTGGCCGGCTACGGCCTGGAGATCGAGGACCTCGCGGCGCTGCGCACCTGGGGCTCCAAGACGCCGGGTCACCCCGAGTTCCGGCACACCGACGGCGTCGAGATCACCACCGGCCCGCTCGGCCAGGGCCTGGCCAGCGCTGTCGGCTTCGCGATGGCGGCCCGCCGGGAGCGGGCGCTGCTCGACCCCGATGCCGCCCCGGGGACCAGCCCGTTCGACCACCACATCTACGTCATCGCCTCCGACGGCGACCTGCAGGAGGGTGTCACGAGCGAGGCGTCCTCGATCGCCGGCACCCAGAAGCTGGGCAACCTCGTGGTCGTCTGGGACGACAACCACATCTCGATCGAGGGCGACACGCAGATCGCCTTCACGGAAGACGTCCTGGCCCGCTACGCGGCCTACGGCTGGCACGTGCAGATGGTCGACTGGACCGCCGGCCCCGACGGCTACGTCGAGGACATCGAGGCGCTCAACGCCGCGATCGTGGCGGCCAAGGCCGTCACCGACCGGCCGTCGTTCATCGGTCTGCGCACGATCATCGCGTGGCCGTCGCCGACCAAGCAGAACAGCCATGGCTCGCACGGCTCCAAGCTCGGCGCCGGTGAGGTCCGCGGCCTCAAGGAGGTCCTCGGCTTCGACCCCGACGCCACGTTCGACGTCGCGCCCGAGGTCATCGCGCACACCCGCAAGGCGCTCGAGCGCGGTGCCGCGGCCAAGGCCGCCTGGCAGCCGGGCTACGAGGCGTGGCGGGACGCCAACCCCGAGCGCGCCGAGCTGCTCGACCGGCTCGTGTCCGGCATGCTCCCGGCCGGCTGGGCGGACGCGCTGCCGACGTTCCCCGCAGGCAAGGCCGTCGCGACCCGCGCAGCCTCGGGCGAGATCCTCACCGCACTCGCGCCGGTGCTGCCCGAGCTCTGGGGCGGCTCGGCCGATCTCGCCGGCTCCAACAACACGACGATGACGGGCGAGCCGTCGTTCCTGCCGGCCGAGCGCTCCACCAAGGAGTTCGCCGGTGACGTGAACGGTCGCACGCTGCACTTCGGCATCCGCGAGCACGCGATGGGCTCGATCCTCTCGGGCATCGTGCTGCACGGTCTGACCCGCGCCTACGGCGGCACGTTCTTCACCTTCAGCGACTACATGCGCGGTGCCGTGCGGCTCGCGGCCCTGATGGGCGTCCCCGCCATCTACGTCTGGACGCACGACTCGATCGGGCTCGGCGAGGACGGTCCAACGCACCAGCCGGTCGAGCACCTCACCGCCGTCCGCGCGATCCCGGGTCTGGCGATCGTCCGGCCCGCCGACGCGAACGAGACGAGCGCCGCCTGGAAGGCGATCCTCGAGCGTGTCGACGGTCCGGTCGGCCTGATCCTGACCCGTCAGAACGTGCCGACCTTCCCGCGTGGCGAGCAGGGTTTCGCCTCGACCGGCGGCGTCGCGCGAGGTGCGTACGTGCTGATCGAGGCAGGCGACGGATCCCCCGAGGTCGTGCTGATCGGCACCGGCTCGGAGGTCCAGCTCGCGGTCGCCGCGCGCGAGACCCTGGAGGCTCAGGGGATCAGCACCCGCGTGGTCTCGGCGCCGAGCCTCGAGTGGTTCGCCGAGCAGGACGCGTCGTACCGTGAGCAGGTGCTGCCGGCGGCGGTGCGTGCCCGGGTGTCCGTCGAAGCCGGTATCGCGATGTCCTGGCACAAGATCGTCGGCGACGCCGGCCGCACGGTCTCGCTCGAGCACTACGGTGCGTCGGCCGACGCGGAGACGCTCTTCCGCGAGTTCGGGATCACGGCTGAGGCCGTCGTCGCTGCGGCGCACGAGTCGATCGCCGCAGCTGCCGGCGACCCCGCACCCGGATCGGCCGCCGTCCCGACGCAGAGCGGCACCGGCGACCTCTGA
- the tal gene encoding transaldolase: MTSHASVPSELPAPLARLRDAGVAIWLDDLSRELLRSGDLTRLVRERGVVGVTTNPTIFAAALTGGAAYDAQLAELAATGTAVDEALVTITTDDVRDACDALAPVHAATGGLDGRVSIEVDPGLARDTDRTVATAARLWATVDRPNLYIKIPATVEGLPAITATIAAGISVNVTLIFSLERYRAVVAAYQDGLTAARAAGRDLSTISSVASFFVSRVDTAVDARLDALGTPEAAQLRGTVAIANARLAYQVHEQTLATDRWRDLEAAGANPQRPLWASTGVKDPAYADTRYVDELVAPGVVNTMPGATLEAVADHGRIRGDSVTDAYAQAADQISRLAGLGVDLAEVTDTLEAQGVEKFETSWRELLATVSGGLARNAGPAATVQDAP, from the coding sequence ATGACCAGCCACGCATCCGTACCGAGCGAGCTTCCCGCGCCCCTGGCCCGCCTCCGGGACGCCGGCGTCGCCATCTGGCTCGACGACCTGTCCCGTGAGCTCCTCCGGAGCGGCGACCTGACGCGCCTCGTCCGCGAACGTGGGGTCGTCGGCGTCACGACCAACCCGACGATCTTCGCGGCGGCGCTGACCGGCGGCGCCGCGTACGACGCCCAGCTGGCCGAGCTCGCGGCGACCGGAACCGCTGTCGACGAGGCCCTGGTGACCATCACGACCGACGACGTGCGGGACGCCTGCGACGCGCTCGCACCCGTGCACGCCGCGACCGGCGGTCTGGACGGACGCGTCTCGATCGAGGTCGACCCGGGGCTCGCGCGCGACACCGACCGCACCGTGGCGACGGCCGCGCGACTGTGGGCGACAGTCGACCGGCCGAACCTGTACATCAAGATCCCGGCGACGGTCGAGGGTCTGCCGGCGATCACCGCGACGATCGCGGCGGGCATCAGCGTCAACGTGACGCTGATCTTCTCGCTCGAGCGGTACCGCGCCGTCGTCGCCGCCTACCAGGACGGTCTGACGGCGGCCCGCGCCGCAGGCCGCGACCTGAGCACCATCTCCTCGGTCGCGTCCTTCTTCGTCTCCCGGGTCGACACCGCCGTCGACGCCCGGCTCGACGCGCTCGGGACGCCCGAGGCGGCCCAGCTGCGCGGCACGGTCGCCATCGCCAACGCGCGCCTGGCCTACCAGGTGCACGAGCAGACCCTGGCGACCGACCGCTGGCGGGACCTCGAAGCAGCGGGCGCCAACCCGCAGCGGCCGTTGTGGGCCTCGACGGGTGTCAAGGACCCTGCGTACGCCGACACGCGCTACGTCGACGAGCTGGTGGCGCCCGGGGTCGTGAACACCATGCCCGGCGCGACCCTCGAGGCGGTCGCCGACCACGGCCGGATCCGCGGCGACAGCGTGACGGATGCCTACGCCCAGGCCGCCGACCAGATCAGCCGGCTGGCCGGCCTGGGTGTCGACCTCGCCGAGGTGACCGACACGCTCGAGGCCCAGGGTGTCGAGAAGTTCGAGACGAGCTGGCGCGAGCTGCTCGCCACCGTCTCCGGCGGACTGGCCCGCAACGCCGGCCCCGCCGCGACCGTGCAGGACGCACCGTGA
- the zwf gene encoding glucose-6-phosphate dehydrogenase, with product MSPSRVTAQANPLRDPRDRRLPRIAGPCGLVIFGVTGDLAQRKLMPAVYDLANRGLLPPGFALTGFARRDWEAQDFAAVVHDAVKANARTPFRESTWRQLAEGIRFVQGEFDDDAAFDHLSTTVAELDAERGTGGNHAFYLAVPPAAFPLVCRQLARSGLSQQSGDAWRRVVIEKPFGHDLASARELNDVVSEVFTPESVFRIDHYLGKETVQNMLALRFANQLFEPIWNAHYVDHVQITMAEDIGIGGRAGYYDGIGAARDVIQNHLLQLLALTAMEEPVSFDADGLRAEKEKVLSAVRVPKDLSRHTARGQYSAGWQGGEEVVGYLEEHGTAPASTTETYAAIRVDIDTRRWAGVPFYLRTGKRLGRRVTEIAVVFKKAPHLPFESTATEELGQNALVIRIQPDEGVTIRFGSKVPGTQMEVRDVTMDFGYGHAFTESSPEAYERLILDVLLGDPPLFPRHEEVEFSWKILDPITAHWARQGAPEPYRSGTWGPPSADAMMARDGRAWRRP from the coding sequence GTGAGCCCGTCGCGGGTCACGGCGCAGGCGAACCCGCTGCGCGACCCTCGCGACCGGAGACTGCCCCGGATCGCCGGGCCGTGCGGTCTGGTCATCTTCGGCGTGACCGGTGACCTCGCCCAGCGCAAGCTGATGCCGGCCGTCTACGACCTGGCCAACCGCGGGCTGCTGCCACCGGGGTTCGCGCTGACCGGCTTCGCCCGACGGGACTGGGAGGCGCAGGACTTCGCCGCCGTCGTGCACGACGCGGTCAAGGCCAATGCGCGGACCCCGTTCCGGGAGAGCACCTGGCGGCAGCTCGCCGAGGGCATCCGGTTCGTCCAGGGTGAGTTCGACGACGACGCCGCCTTCGACCACCTGAGCACCACTGTCGCCGAGCTCGACGCGGAACGGGGCACCGGCGGCAACCATGCGTTCTACCTCGCCGTACCCCCTGCCGCGTTCCCGCTGGTGTGTCGCCAGCTCGCCCGCTCGGGGCTGTCCCAGCAGTCGGGCGACGCCTGGCGGCGGGTGGTCATCGAGAAGCCGTTCGGTCACGACCTCGCCAGTGCGCGTGAGCTCAACGACGTGGTGTCCGAGGTCTTCACGCCCGAGTCGGTCTTCCGGATCGATCACTACCTGGGCAAGGAGACCGTGCAGAACATGCTGGCGCTGCGGTTCGCCAACCAGCTGTTCGAGCCGATCTGGAACGCGCACTACGTCGACCACGTGCAGATCACCATGGCCGAGGACATCGGCATCGGCGGCCGCGCAGGCTACTACGACGGCATCGGCGCAGCGCGTGACGTCATCCAGAACCACCTGCTCCAGCTGCTCGCGCTGACCGCGATGGAGGAGCCGGTCTCGTTCGACGCCGACGGCCTGCGCGCCGAGAAGGAGAAGGTCCTCTCCGCGGTCCGCGTCCCGAAGGACCTGTCCCGGCACACCGCGCGCGGCCAGTACTCGGCGGGGTGGCAGGGCGGCGAGGAGGTCGTCGGCTACCTCGAGGAGCACGGCACGGCGCCCGCCTCGACCACCGAGACCTATGCCGCGATCCGGGTGGACATCGACACCCGCCGGTGGGCCGGGGTGCCCTTCTACCTCCGCACCGGCAAACGGCTGGGCCGCCGGGTGACCGAGATCGCGGTGGTCTTCAAGAAGGCACCGCACCTGCCGTTCGAGTCGACGGCGACCGAGGAGCTCGGCCAGAACGCACTGGTGATCCGGATCCAGCCCGACGAGGGGGTGACCATCCGGTTCGGCTCCAAGGTCCCGGGCACCCAGATGGAGGTCCGGGACGTCACGATGGACTTCGGCTACGGGCACGCGTTCACCGAGTCCTCCCCGGAGGCCTACGAGCGCCTCATCCTCGACGTGCTGCTGGGCGACCCCCCGCTGTTCCCTCGACACGAGGAGGTCGAGTTCTCCTGGAAGATCCTCGACCCGATCACGGCGCACTGGGCCCGGCAGGGCGCCCCCGAGCCGTACCGCTCAGGCACCTGGGGCCCACCGTCCGCCGACGCGATGATGGCGCGCGACGGCCGGGCCTGGCGACGCCCGTGA